The following is a genomic window from Hydrogenobaculum sp. Y04AAS1.
AAGTGTAATAGATGCTTGCAGAGAGCTTGGTATAAATAAGTATATGATAGAAACAAAGAAAGAATGACACCACGTCTTAAAAGTCGCCAAAAAGAGTATTTTATTTTAGGTATTTTGATTTCTTTACTACTTCATATTTGGCTTTTAATAGCTTTTATCCATATGAAAACCAAAAAACCAAAGAAAAATAAGCCAATAGAGATAACACTAGTACAAAAAGGTGTACCAAACAAAGCTATAGTCCCGCCTGCTATACCAATGCCGCCATTCCCCACACGTAAACCCTCAAAGCCTCATCGCGTTTCAAAACCATCAATAAAACCATCAACTCGTAACCATGTTAATAGACCCTCTACTCAAAAGTACGAAGCGCTTCCTTCTCGTATTTTAAACTCTTTGCCAAAAAGTAGCTACAAACCCTATATTGAATCTGAATCAAAGTCAACAGCTTCTTCACCAGTACCATCTTCCAAACCAAACACAAAGACATCTTTACCTTCTACTCCCATAGCAAAAGAAGGACAAAAACACTACAATGCAAAGGCGAATCTAAATTTAAACATAAAACAATTTGTAAAGAAAGAAGAAAGCGTTTATCAATATCTTAGCTGGCTTATTAGGTATCTTAATAAACAGGCTAGAGAAAGAGATTTGTATCCTAAAGAAGCTAAAAAACTTGGTATAAAGGGTGAGGTGGTGGTACGGGTTACTATAAACAAAAATGGGACAATAGATATGTCTTCTTTAAGAGTTGTGCAATCAAGCGGTTACAAGATTTTGGACGAAAGTGCACCAAAAATTATATACGAACTTTCTCCTTTTAGAAAACCGCCAAAGAAGATAACAATTAAT
Proteins encoded in this region:
- a CDS encoding TonB family protein, with protein sequence MKTKKPKKNKPIEITLVQKGVPNKAIVPPAIPMPPFPTRKPSKPHRVSKPSIKPSTRNHVNRPSTQKYEALPSRILNSLPKSSYKPYIESESKSTASSPVPSSKPNTKTSLPSTPIAKEGQKHYNAKANLNLNIKQFVKKEESVYQYLSWLIRYLNKQARERDLYPKEAKKLGIKGEVVVRVTINKNGTIDMSSLRVVQSSGYKILDESAPKIIYELSPFRKPPKKITINLPVYFLINGYY